One Acinetobacter pullicarnis genomic region harbors:
- a CDS encoding YdcF family protein, with protein sequence MRKTLIFRIFLFIVGLILLLDGAILLAYKKVHLGTILPFLIGAVFCLSSIFSNKIQQFLSTRPRLAKLWRWGWIGLSAWLISLFAFFIYIASHSQQPLPEQKIAAIIVLGSGIVQGQASPTLALRLDRAALLAQQYPQALIIVSGGLDYGEVRTEAAVMSDYLQHNFQIHPTRIALEAKSTSTELNLKNSQPILVAQQLSLNSPIAIVTSDFHTLRASAIANKQGYKNVESVSANTPLSTRYNAWLREYFAYISGWLLAEY encoded by the coding sequence ATGCGTAAAACTTTAATTTTTAGAATATTCCTCTTTATCGTCGGGCTGATTTTATTGCTTGATGGTGCTATTTTACTGGCATATAAAAAAGTCCATTTAGGCACAATTCTGCCCTTTCTAATTGGCGCAGTGTTTTGTTTAAGCAGTATTTTCAGCAATAAAATTCAGCAGTTCTTATCTACGCGCCCCCGGCTGGCTAAGTTATGGCGCTGGGGCTGGATTGGGTTGAGTGCCTGGCTGATTAGCTTATTTGCTTTCTTTATTTATATTGCCAGTCATAGCCAACAACCGCTTCCGGAACAAAAGATTGCTGCCATCATTGTACTAGGAAGTGGCATTGTGCAAGGGCAAGCCTCACCAACACTGGCGCTACGTTTAGATCGCGCAGCCTTACTGGCGCAGCAATATCCACAAGCTTTGATTATTGTCAGTGGCGGATTAGATTACGGCGAAGTTCGTACTGAAGCTGCGGTGATGTCTGACTATTTACAACATAATTTTCAGATTCATCCCACACGTATTGCACTTGAAGCAAAAAGTACCAGCACCGAACTGAATCTTAAAAACAGTCAACCGATTTTAGTCGCACAGCAACTTAGCTTGAATTCCCCAATTGCGATTGTCACCAGTGACTTTCATACGCTCCGTGCCAGTGCAATCGCGAACAAGCAAGGCTATAAAAATGTCGAAAGTGTCAGTGCCAACACCCCACTTTCAACCCGCTACAATGCTTGGCTCAGAGAATATTTTGCTTATATTAGTGGTTGGCTCTTGGCTGAATACTGA
- a CDS encoding proline--tRNA ligase — MRASRFLFATLRETPNDAEVISHQLMLRAGMIRKLASGLYTWLPMGVRVLNKVEAIIREEMNRAGSLEVLMPVTQPASLWEESGRYVQYGPELLRFHDRHQNQFVLGPTHEEVITDLARNELKSYKQLPINFYQIQTKFRDEIRPRFGVMRSREFTMKDAYSFHIDQASLQETYDVMYDTYCRIFTRLGLDFRPVQADTGSIGGSGSHEFHVLASSGEDDIVFSTESDYAANVEKAEAVLVGERAAPSQALKNVATPQQKTIAEVASFLQVEPNTSVKALLVQGHPDEKGQVPVIALFLRGDHELNEIKAEHHPLIAAPLEFATDAQIEALALPTGFIGPQGLLEKGITVIVDRAASVLSDFVAGANLVDQHATGVNWERDANYSEVYDLRNVVDGDPSPDGKGVLQIKRGIEVGHIFQLGQTYSEALGCTVLGEQGKPVTVTMGCYGIGVTRVVASAIEQNFDDKGILWPAAIAPFDIAIVPMNAHKSPRTVEAAEALYEELQAAGFDVLLDDRNERPGVKFSDLELTGIPHRIVIGEKGLDAGTFEYKGRRDSESVQLDKAQLLAQLAK, encoded by the coding sequence ATGCGCGCGAGTCGCTTTTTATTTGCAACGTTAAGAGAAACCCCAAATGACGCGGAAGTGATTTCACATCAGCTCATGTTACGTGCGGGGATGATTCGTAAATTGGCTTCAGGTTTATACACTTGGTTGCCGATGGGTGTACGCGTGTTGAATAAAGTTGAAGCGATTATTCGTGAAGAAATGAACCGCGCTGGCTCACTTGAAGTACTGATGCCCGTAACCCAACCCGCAAGCTTATGGGAAGAGTCTGGCCGCTATGTGCAATACGGCCCTGAGCTATTGCGCTTCCATGATCGTCATCAAAATCAATTTGTGTTGGGCCCAACCCACGAAGAAGTGATCACCGATCTAGCGCGTAACGAACTCAAAAGTTATAAACAGTTACCGATCAATTTCTATCAAATTCAAACCAAATTCCGTGATGAAATCCGTCCACGTTTTGGTGTGATGCGTTCACGTGAATTCACCATGAAAGATGCCTACTCTTTCCATATTGATCAGGCATCATTGCAAGAAACCTACGATGTCATGTATGACACTTACTGTCGTATTTTCACACGTTTAGGCTTAGATTTCCGTCCAGTACAAGCCGACACAGGCTCAATCGGTGGTTCGGGTTCACATGAGTTCCATGTATTGGCCTCAAGTGGCGAAGATGACATCGTGTTCTCGACTGAATCTGACTATGCTGCAAACGTTGAAAAAGCTGAAGCGGTACTGGTCGGTGAACGTGCTGCCCCAAGCCAAGCACTTAAAAATGTAGCAACACCACAGCAAAAAACCATTGCAGAGGTCGCAAGCTTCTTACAAGTTGAGCCGAATACATCAGTGAAAGCCTTGTTGGTTCAAGGTCATCCAGATGAAAAAGGCCAAGTACCTGTCATCGCATTATTTTTACGTGGTGATCACGAACTTAATGAAATCAAAGCTGAACATCATCCACTTATTGCAGCGCCTTTAGAATTTGCAACAGATGCACAAATCGAAGCGCTTGCACTACCGACTGGATTTATTGGTCCTCAAGGTCTGCTTGAAAAAGGCATTACCGTGATTGTCGATCGCGCAGCATCAGTATTGTCTGACTTTGTTGCCGGTGCAAACCTCGTTGACCAACATGCAACCGGCGTGAACTGGGAACGCGATGCGAACTACAGTGAAGTCTATGACCTGCGCAATGTCGTTGATGGCGACCCATCACCAGATGGTAAAGGTGTTCTGCAAATCAAACGTGGTATCGAAGTCGGCCATATTTTCCAATTGGGTCAGACCTACTCTGAAGCCTTGGGTTGCACCGTATTGGGCGAACAAGGCAAACCTGTAACCGTTACGATGGGCTGTTATGGGATTGGGGTAACACGTGTTGTGGCTTCTGCCATTGAACAAAACTTTGATGACAAAGGTATTTTATGGCCGGCAGCCATTGCGCCTTTCGATATCGCCATTGTGCCAATGAATGCACATAAATCACCGCGTACCGTGGAAGCTGCGGAAGCTTTATATGAAGAACTTCAAGCAGCTGGATTTGATGTATTACTGGATGACCGTAATGAGCGTCCAGGAGTGAAATTCTCAGATCTTGAATTAACCGGTATTCCACATCGTATTGTGATTGGTGAAAAAGGCCTAGATGCAGGTACTTTTGAATATAAAGGCCGTCGTGATAGCGAATCTGTGCAGTTAGACAAAGCTCAGCTTTTGGCACAACTGGCCAAATAA
- a CDS encoding SdpI family protein: MTAKNLYAYTLQPVPYEVSDVEQRQAQLFIWRSTNKISTKVWIIMAAVIVLSIIGIVSIKNYSTVMFWVAIATVVIFFLIRKFGLEWYVKRKMKEYPVQEIKGIQLGVQPQGIVMRQQMGAQHGVGTIAWTDIYEWYNTPEFLLINFKAKGQQGAYILPARMNGKNFSFKTIRKHLNETVGAAKPV, translated from the coding sequence ATGACCGCCAAGAATCTTTACGCTTATACTTTACAACCTGTTCCTTATGAAGTCTCTGACGTTGAGCAACGTCAGGCACAACTCTTCATTTGGCGCAGTACCAATAAAATTAGTACCAAAGTCTGGATCATCATGGCTGCGGTGATCGTACTCTCTATTATTGGTATCGTTTCAATTAAAAACTATTCTACAGTCATGTTTTGGGTTGCAATTGCGACCGTCGTGATCTTTTTCCTGATCCGTAAATTTGGATTAGAGTGGTACGTAAAACGTAAAATGAAGGAATATCCAGTTCAAGAAATCAAAGGAATCCAATTAGGTGTGCAACCTCAAGGCATCGTAATGCGCCAGCAAATGGGTGCTCAACATGGTGTAGGCACAATCGCTTGGACGGATATCTATGAATGGTATAACACCCCAGAATTTTTACTGATTAACTTCAAAGCCAAAGGCCAGCAAGGTGCTTATATTTTACCTGCGCGCATGAATGGTAAAAACTTTTCATTTAAAACCATACGTAAACATTTAAATGAAACAGTTGGTGCAGCAAAGCCAGTTTAA
- the dcd gene encoding dCTP deaminase, producing the protein MSIKSDRWIREMSETHGMIEPYAAQQVRLNERGEKIVSYGVSSYGYDVRCAPEFKVFTNVHSAIVDPKNFDDKSFINIDSDVCIIPPNSFALARTVEYFRIPRNVLTICLGKSTYARCGIIVNVTPLEPEWEGHVTLEFSNTTNLPARIYAGEGVAQMLFFESDEVCETSYKDRGGKYQGQTGVTLPKA; encoded by the coding sequence ATGTCAATAAAATCTGATCGTTGGATTCGCGAGATGAGCGAAACACACGGCATGATCGAACCTTATGCTGCACAACAGGTACGTTTAAACGAGCGTGGCGAAAAAATTGTATCTTATGGTGTGTCGAGCTACGGTTATGATGTTCGCTGTGCACCTGAGTTTAAGGTGTTTACCAATGTGCATTCTGCGATTGTTGACCCGAAAAACTTTGATGATAAGAGCTTCATTAATATCGATTCAGATGTCTGCATTATTCCACCAAACTCGTTTGCGTTAGCACGCACAGTTGAATACTTCCGTATTCCTCGTAATGTCTTAACCATTTGTTTGGGTAAATCGACTTATGCGCGTTGCGGTATTATTGTCAACGTGACCCCACTTGAACCAGAATGGGAAGGTCATGTCACTTTAGAGTTTTCAAATACCACCAATTTACCAGCGCGTATTTATGCCGGTGAAGGTGTAGCACAGATGCTATTTTTTGAAAGTGATGAAGTCTGTGAAACCTCATATAAAGACCGTGGTGGTAAATACCAAGGTCAAACCGGTGTAACTTTACCGAAAGCTTAA
- the dapE gene encoding succinyl-diaminopimelate desuccinylase, with amino-acid sequence MNQSDTLDLSLQLLRQPSVTPLDYDCQNIMAKRLANVGFNIENMRFDDVDNLWARRGTTDPVFCFAGHTDVVPTGHLDAWQSDPFLPEIRDGKLYGRGSADMKTALAAMVVATERFVTKHPDHQGSIAFLITSDEEGPSINGTVKVIETLEARQEKMTWCLVGEPSSTTQLGDVIKNGRRGSLNAVLTVIGKQGHVAYPHLANNPIHAATAAIDELCKEVWDQGNEYFPATSFQISNIHSGTGATNVIPGELEVTFNFRYSTEVTAEDLKQRVLAILAKHQLEYKINWTLSGLPFLTPVGELVNAATHAIREVTGVETELSTSGGTSDGRFIAPTGAQVLELGVLNATIHQANEHVNICELEPLAEIYEQILVQLLAK; translated from the coding sequence ATGAATCAATCCGATACTCTCGACCTCAGCTTACAACTTTTACGCCAACCCTCTGTCACGCCACTCGACTATGATTGCCAGAACATCATGGCCAAGCGTTTAGCCAATGTTGGCTTTAATATTGAAAATATGCGTTTTGATGACGTAGACAATCTTTGGGCGCGTCGCGGTACAACGGATCCTGTATTTTGTTTTGCGGGTCATACTGATGTCGTACCAACAGGTCATTTGGATGCTTGGCAGTCAGATCCTTTTCTACCAGAAATTCGGGATGGAAAACTCTATGGTCGTGGCAGTGCCGATATGAAAACAGCGCTGGCTGCAATGGTGGTTGCCACCGAACGCTTTGTGACAAAACACCCAGATCACCAAGGTTCAATTGCCTTTTTGATTACCTCTGATGAGGAAGGCCCATCGATTAATGGCACCGTCAAAGTCATTGAAACCCTAGAAGCCCGTCAAGAAAAAATGACCTGGTGCTTGGTTGGTGAGCCTTCAAGCACCACTCAGCTTGGTGATGTGATTAAAAATGGCCGTCGTGGCTCGTTAAATGCGGTATTAACGGTGATTGGTAAACAAGGCCATGTTGCCTATCCACATCTCGCCAACAACCCCATCCACGCTGCAACTGCTGCAATCGATGAGTTATGTAAAGAAGTTTGGGATCAGGGCAATGAATACTTCCCTGCGACTTCATTCCAAATTTCAAATATTCATTCAGGTACAGGCGCAACCAACGTTATTCCAGGCGAATTAGAAGTAACCTTCAACTTCCGTTATTCAACTGAAGTAACCGCAGAGGACTTAAAGCAACGTGTACTCGCGATTTTAGCGAAGCATCAATTGGAATATAAAATTAACTGGACTCTCTCTGGTCTACCATTTCTCACCCCCGTTGGTGAATTAGTCAATGCAGCCACACATGCGATTCGTGAAGTGACTGGCGTTGAAACTGAACTCTCAACCAGCGGTGGTACTTCTGATGGCCGCTTCATTGCACCAACAGGCGCACAAGTCTTAGAGCTTGGGGTACTCAATGCCACCATTCATCAAGCCAATGAACACGTCAACATTTGTGAACTTGAACCTTTGGCTGAAATTTATGAGCAAATTTTAGTTCAACTTTTGGCAAAATAA
- a CDS encoding YbaN family protein, with protein sequence MKILFWRSLVILFIILGFIGALLPGMPTTVFLILAAWAASKGWPQMDAWLLNHPKYGATLRAWRQNGTVPRKAKYFASIMMLLSAVMMLFTPAPLAVKVFTNVTMFAVAIWLWMRPEPTKTSQSSEST encoded by the coding sequence ATGAAAATATTGTTTTGGCGTAGCCTTGTTATTCTGTTCATCATACTCGGTTTTATTGGTGCATTGTTGCCTGGTATGCCAACCACGGTTTTTTTGATTTTGGCAGCATGGGCTGCATCGAAGGGTTGGCCGCAGATGGATGCTTGGCTATTGAACCATCCTAAATATGGTGCAACTTTGCGTGCTTGGCGTCAAAACGGCACAGTGCCGAGAAAGGCCAAATACTTTGCTTCGATCATGATGTTACTAAGCGCAGTGATGATGTTATTTACTCCAGCACCGCTTGCAGTCAAAGTTTTTACCAATGTGACGATGTTCGCGGTGGCCATTTGGCTATGGATGAGACCGGAACCGACCAAAACATCTCAGTCATCTGAGTCAACTTAA
- a CDS encoding entericidin A/B family lipoprotein, producing the protein MMKKILAASLVVAFVLTGCNTFKGMGQDVSSAGNAVTKTAEKTQDKM; encoded by the coding sequence ATGATGAAAAAAATTTTAGCAGCTTCGTTAGTAGTCGCATTTGTTTTAACTGGCTGTAATACCTTTAAAGGTATGGGGCAAGATGTTTCTTCTGCAGGTAACGCAGTAACCAAAACAGCAGAAAAGACACAAGATAAAATGTAA
- a CDS encoding LysE family translocator, translating to MISWFFIGMVTTILLTPGPTNTLLASSGIQVGVRRSLMLIPAEALGYLCSISLWGVLIGTVALKYPFIPPILKLFSAGYILFLSFKLWKSNSNELEEVAGIRARELFCATLLNPKALLFASAIFPDIVWHNATAYTSHMLMFLALIIPIAFLWTLIGTALVSNKIQWLNQRNLQKGASVILMFFCIPLSYSAIISL from the coding sequence ATGATTTCATGGTTTTTTATTGGGATGGTGACCACAATTTTACTCACTCCCGGCCCGACCAATACACTGTTGGCATCCTCTGGTATTCAGGTGGGTGTGCGACGTTCGCTCATGCTTATTCCAGCCGAAGCTTTGGGATACTTATGTTCAATTAGTTTATGGGGCGTGTTGATTGGTACAGTTGCGTTAAAATATCCATTTATTCCGCCAATTCTAAAATTATTCAGTGCGGGTTATATTTTATTTTTATCTTTTAAATTATGGAAAAGTAATAGTAACGAATTAGAAGAAGTTGCAGGAATTCGTGCACGTGAATTGTTTTGTGCCACTTTATTAAACCCTAAAGCATTGTTATTTGCTTCAGCTATTTTCCCTGACATTGTTTGGCATAATGCGACTGCTTATACCTCACATATGCTGATGTTCTTGGCGCTGATTATACCGATTGCATTTTTATGGACCTTGATTGGAACGGCATTGGTGAGTAATAAAATACAATGGCTGAACCAAAGAAACCTACAGAAAGGGGCATCAGTGATCTTAATGTTTTTCTGTATTCCGCTTAGTTACTCGGCCATTATCAGCCTTTAG
- a CDS encoding PepSY domain-containing protein, with translation MFKKTFFQIHWFLGITAGLVLSIMGITGAIYSYEQQIQKWLNPASYTVTVENSTKLSPSEIYQHFQRIDPGLKINSITIDKNPEASSSINIVKEGARRGYNMMINPYTAEVLPDIQGRDFFQFIQQLHRYLTVGDVGKQITGASTLMLIFFVLSGVYLRWPKKHTWKQWFAVKPKLKGRNFIWDLHAVIGTWLVAFYLTFACTGLYWSYDWWRSGMFKVLGVTAPQSQNKAATNPAAEKSAQAGANNATRGNPNNKQLNLEKQHSATDAQLNADQIKTALQSTWIGFNSQIGRDYSTLTLSLPKKADGMMELSFVDAIPQHERARNKANYNYQINQLQDIELYQDKKLNEKIMGSMLPVHRGSFFGPVVQFMFMLAALTMPLFFVTGWMLYLKRRKQKRLALAARIASPITHIDPNAKPWLVTYASQTGVAEQLAWRTSTRLQEAHQPVVVKPIQHLTEDDFQQNQQILLVLSTYGTGQAPDLASTFEKKMLKMECNLSHISYAVLALGSKEYPDSYCHFGHRVDAWMQRKGAQRLFNTIEVNNGSDHDIQQWNSALVQATQLELNDMSIEKVFDCWQLQQRSLLNPNSLGAPTYNIELETKHDVSWQAGDIAEVQPGNSTERIAEFLKQHALDAKAPVPNQQCNLQQWLWDRDLTVQCKPNNHLDQFLAQLPPLPTREYSIASIPEQQRLRLVIRQQVNQLGEVGLGSGWMTQHVQLYDAVQLRIRSNRSFHLIDDNRPIICIGNGTGIAGLMSLIYARAEAGYGENWLIFGERQRAHDYFYQGTLEAWKNTGVLKRLDLAFSRDQADKVYVHHLLRQQAERLKQWIDNEAIIYVCGSMLTMARDVDNALIDILGEAVVDQLRQAGRYRRDVY, from the coding sequence ATGTTTAAAAAAACCTTTTTTCAAATCCATTGGTTTTTGGGGATTACAGCAGGATTAGTGCTTTCGATTATGGGCATTACTGGTGCTATTTATTCGTATGAACAACAAATTCAAAAATGGTTGAACCCTGCCAGCTATACCGTAACAGTTGAAAACAGCACGAAGCTTAGTCCGAGTGAAATTTATCAACATTTTCAGCGTATAGATCCGGGGCTAAAAATAAATAGCATCACCATCGATAAAAATCCCGAAGCATCGTCAAGTATAAATATCGTCAAGGAAGGCGCGCGACGTGGTTATAACATGATGATCAACCCTTATACCGCAGAGGTACTGCCGGACATTCAGGGACGAGATTTTTTCCAATTTATTCAACAACTCCATCGCTACTTAACTGTAGGTGACGTCGGTAAGCAAATTACTGGTGCCAGTACATTAATGCTGATTTTCTTTGTGCTCAGTGGTGTGTATTTACGATGGCCAAAAAAACACACTTGGAAACAATGGTTTGCTGTAAAACCCAAGCTTAAAGGTCGTAACTTTATTTGGGATCTACATGCCGTCATTGGAACTTGGTTGGTGGCTTTTTATCTGACCTTTGCCTGTACTGGACTGTATTGGTCCTATGACTGGTGGCGCAGTGGTATGTTTAAGGTGCTCGGAGTAACTGCGCCACAATCACAAAATAAAGCCGCTACCAATCCAGCAGCTGAGAAATCTGCACAAGCTGGTGCCAACAATGCCACACGCGGAAATCCAAACAATAAACAACTAAATCTGGAAAAACAGCACTCAGCTACTGATGCTCAGCTCAATGCAGATCAAATAAAAACTGCATTACAAAGCACATGGATTGGATTCAATAGCCAAATTGGTCGTGATTATTCAACCCTTACCCTCAGCTTGCCCAAAAAAGCAGATGGAATGATGGAACTCAGCTTTGTTGATGCAATTCCACAACATGAACGCGCACGTAACAAAGCCAATTACAATTATCAAATCAATCAACTTCAAGATATTGAGTTATACCAAGACAAAAAACTGAATGAAAAAATCATGGGCAGTATGCTGCCTGTGCATCGCGGTAGCTTCTTCGGCCCCGTGGTACAGTTCATGTTTATGCTTGCAGCACTCACCATGCCCTTGTTCTTTGTGACGGGTTGGATGCTCTATCTCAAACGCCGCAAACAAAAAAGACTTGCTCTTGCTGCGCGTATAGCAAGCCCAATTACACATATTGATCCGAATGCCAAACCATGGCTGGTGACTTATGCCTCACAAACAGGTGTGGCTGAACAATTGGCATGGCGTACCTCAACCCGCTTGCAAGAAGCACATCAACCCGTTGTGGTTAAACCGATTCAGCACCTCACTGAAGATGACTTTCAGCAAAATCAGCAAATACTCTTGGTACTCAGCACTTATGGCACAGGACAAGCCCCAGATCTTGCCAGTACTTTTGAAAAGAAAATGCTCAAAATGGAGTGTAACCTTAGCCATATAAGTTATGCCGTCTTAGCACTCGGCTCCAAAGAGTATCCCGATAGTTATTGTCATTTTGGTCATCGTGTAGATGCATGGATGCAGCGCAAAGGTGCGCAGCGTTTGTTCAATACCATTGAGGTCAACAATGGCAGTGATCATGATATTCAACAATGGAATAGCGCCTTAGTACAAGCCACCCAGCTTGAGCTAAACGACATGTCAATTGAAAAAGTATTCGATTGCTGGCAGTTACAGCAACGTAGCTTACTCAATCCAAACAGCCTAGGTGCACCGACCTATAATATTGAATTAGAAACCAAACACGATGTTAGCTGGCAAGCTGGTGACATCGCAGAGGTTCAACCTGGCAATAGCACTGAACGTATTGCTGAGTTTTTAAAACAACACGCACTTGATGCCAAAGCGCCTGTACCCAATCAGCAATGTAATTTGCAGCAATGGTTATGGGATCGCGATTTAACAGTGCAATGCAAGCCAAACAATCATCTTGATCAGTTCCTTGCACAACTCCCGCCCTTGCCTACCCGTGAATATTCCATTGCCAGCATTCCTGAACAGCAACGTTTACGTTTAGTGATTCGACAACAAGTCAACCAACTCGGTGAAGTTGGCTTAGGTTCCGGGTGGATGACGCAACATGTTCAATTATACGATGCCGTTCAACTGCGCATTCGTAGCAATCGTTCGTTTCATCTAATCGATGATAATCGGCCAATTATTTGTATTGGTAATGGGACTGGTATCGCAGGATTAATGAGCTTAATTTATGCCCGAGCCGAGGCCGGTTATGGTGAAAACTGGCTGATTTTTGGTGAGCGTCAACGCGCACATGATTATTTCTATCAAGGCACCCTTGAGGCTTGGAAAAATACGGGTGTACTTAAACGGCTTGATCTGGCCTTCTCACGCGATCAAGCAGACAAAGTTTATGTGCACCACCTCTTGCGTCAACAAGCAGAACGCCTCAAACAATGGATTGACAATGAAGCCATCATCTATGTCTGTGGCAGCATGCTGACAATGGCTCGTGATGTCGACAATGCCTTAATTGATATTCTTGGTGAAGCTGTTGTCGATCAGCTTCGTCAAGCAGGTCGCTACCGACGTGATGTCTACTAA
- a CDS encoding DUF1853 family protein: protein MTTATRFTSYFEPWLDYSHPLVRQLAFALASPNLIQNTPDELLLNHHFSWHTPDFWSQQYLHYQSRLRQLDQHPEILTAFFAPLKSTRLGLKFEYLIWFWLRDQDYHCYQLLGHSLQIIEGRNTLGELDFLVLNRDTQCVEHWEVALKYYLAEADLSLAHWYGLNRDDTLFKKLNHFSQQQFKFTHAAEQQIEKRIAVVKGQFYLPSQQRDATLPQWVNPLRRIGHWGHQLYAQHYSRLNRQEWLCPDFQRDRSNCTWWTNGLYYNFNHNDFYMYRQAPALHSNVTKK, encoded by the coding sequence ATGACTACAGCCACACGTTTTACTTCGTATTTTGAACCTTGGTTAGACTATAGTCATCCTCTGGTTCGGCAACTTGCTTTCGCACTGGCTAGCCCGAACTTAATCCAAAATACACCCGATGAACTCCTACTTAATCATCACTTTTCTTGGCACACACCTGACTTTTGGTCACAACAATACTTGCACTACCAATCACGACTTCGCCAACTCGATCAACATCCCGAAATACTGACTGCCTTTTTCGCACCACTCAAAAGTACCCGTCTTGGACTCAAATTTGAATACCTGATTTGGTTTTGGCTACGCGATCAGGATTATCATTGCTATCAACTATTGGGGCATAGCTTACAAATCATTGAGGGTCGCAATACATTGGGAGAGCTCGATTTTTTAGTGCTTAACCGCGATACGCAATGCGTTGAACACTGGGAAGTGGCTTTAAAATATTATTTAGCAGAAGCAGATCTGAGCTTAGCGCATTGGTATGGGCTAAATCGGGATGACACTTTGTTTAAAAAACTCAATCATTTTAGTCAACAACAATTTAAATTTACACATGCAGCCGAACAGCAGATTGAAAAACGCATTGCGGTTGTTAAAGGACAATTCTATCTTCCCAGCCAACAGCGTGATGCGACTCTCCCTCAGTGGGTGAATCCTTTACGGCGCATAGGTCATTGGGGACATCAGCTGTATGCCCAGCATTACTCACGCCTCAATAGGCAAGAATGGTTATGCCCAGATTTCCAACGTGACCGTAGCAATTGCACTTGGTGGACAAATGGTTTGTACTACAACTTTAATCACAATGACTTTTATATGTATCGTCAGGCACCTGCACTGCACAGTAACGTGACTAAAAAGTAA
- a CDS encoding response regulator has protein sequence MTRILIVDDSATELFRFKEILSSHGYEVLEASNGADGVTLALAEQPDLIIMDVVMPGVNGFQATRHIAHDETTQHIPIILVSTKDQDTDRAWGKQQGAKEYLTKPINEAELLEIIAQYVN, from the coding sequence ATGACACGTATACTGATTGTGGATGATTCAGCGACAGAATTGTTCCGTTTCAAAGAAATTTTGAGTAGTCATGGCTATGAAGTCCTAGAAGCCAGTAATGGTGCAGATGGAGTGACCCTTGCACTGGCTGAACAACCTGATTTAATTATTATGGATGTGGTGATGCCTGGTGTGAATGGTTTTCAGGCAACACGTCATATTGCACATGATGAAACCACCCAGCATATTCCAATTATTTTGGTGAGTACCAAAGACCAAGATACCGATCGGGCTTGGGGGAAGCAGCAAGGTGCCAAAGAATACTTGACTAAACCAATTAATGAAGCTGAATTACTTGAAATTATTGCGCAATATGTCAATTAA